In one window of Plasmodium berghei ANKA genome assembly, chromosome: 14 DNA:
- a CDS encoding tRNA (adenine(58)-N(1))-methyltransferase catalytic subunit TRM61, putative yields MVIAENDSVILYIDEDNISLVKLKKDGSITNKKGIFLHKNIIGKEYGNKIYDTLSRNFIFVLKKTPELIATSLKKKTQTLYEHDISFICLLCNALPNKKIIEAGTGTGCLTYALANCVLPNGIIHTFEYNEERYREVKKEFEDFEDVINNIKFYHKDIINYNFEDFKNNEIDAIFLDMPNPWLCVEKAKNILKERGTFVIFLPCIEQVYKIIETLENHNFCDIVTYELINNSWKIILNNNKKKNNNLNNQLENLNTNQSTPLNDNSSQTLNMAYRLCHKENKTHTGYLIVSKKWLDDEHEQMEIEFKGLINQPESANIHD; encoded by the coding sequence atggTAATAGCAGAAAATGATAGCGTAATTCTATACATAGACGAAGATAACATTAGTCTGGTAAAGTTAAAAAAGGATGGATCaattacaaataaaaaaggaatttttctacacaaaaatattataggAAAAGaatatggaaataaaatatatgatacaTTATCTcgaaattttatattcgtattgaaaaaaacacCAGAACTTATAGCAAcaagtttaaaaaaaaaaacacaaacTTTATATGAACATGacatatcatttatttgcTTATTATGTAATGCTTTGCCtaataagaaaataatagaagCGGGAACAGGGACAGGTTGCTTAACATATGCGTTGGCAAACTGTGTATTGCCCAATGGAATAATTCATACATTTGaatataatgaagaaaGATATAGAGAGGttaaaaaagaatttgAAGATTTTGAAGatgtaataaataacataaagttttatcataaagatattataaattataattttgaagattttaaaaataatgaaattgaTGCTATTTTTCTTGATATGCCAAATCCATGGTTATGTGTTGAAAAagctaaaaatattttaaaagaaagaGGTacttttgttatttttttaccatGTATAGAACAggtttataaaataattgagACATTAGaaaatcataatttttgtgATATTGTAACATAtgaattaattaataactcatggaaaattattttaaataataataaaaaaaaaaataataatttaaataatcaattagaaaatttaaacaCAAACCAATCGACTCCTTTAAACGATAATTCATCCCAAACTTTAAATATGGCATATCGATTATGtcataaagaaaataaaacgCACACTGGATATTTGATTGTATCCAAAAAATGGCTAGATGATGAACATGAACAAATGGAAATTGAATTTAAAGGTTTAATAAATCAACCAGAAAGTGCAAACATACatgattaa
- a CDS encoding transcription factor MYB1, putative, which produces MSRNWGEFENLSILEEKLEKHLQIVNKLINHSKENIEKLDDYINTKYNEIKQLAKKKPTRINWIKNEEKTHMSIFFDREFGLIPSNEDALKMLQFESKNTKYRKKYEFKKNDWTKKDIEILFKTVDELSKKYAIHYLIDPNLPYELKMEKKKEIENEKDVKHIFNKIKLHFENEIKHQGNLITKKMRNKNIKIDNSEQNLISQNDMDNKLGINSFPSFLEMFWNDVSKNVKNSQNSIECQKTWLYQACFEDDKQKKWNYDEIKKLLNLAKKYEERQWKNIARELNTNRSPLSCFQQYIKIKKIYETKEKYILERIAFNVLEDIQLQILVSIIGDKNWGEIKKHMESLNSNTHRINTRKSPKENNKNKQKKNLNDEISYKRRYLRLVKKCN; this is translated from the coding sequence atgagtCGAAATTGGGGAGAATTTGAAAATCTAAGTATTTTAGAGGAAAAATTAGAAAAGCATTTGCAGATTGTTAATAAGCTAATAAATCATAGTaaggaaaatatagaaaaattagacgattatataaatacaaaatataatgaaattaaacAATTAGCAAAAAAGAAACCAACCAGAATAAATTggataaaaaatgaagaaaaaacacatatgtccatattttttgatagaGAATTTGGTTTGATACCTTCCAATGAAGATGCTTTAAAAATGCTCCAATTTGAGtcaaaaaatacaaaatatagaaaaaaatatgaatttaaaaaaaatgattggacaaaaaaagacattgaaattttgtttaaaacTGTAGATGAATTATCGAAAAAATATGCCATCCATTATTTAATCGACCCCAATTTACcatatgaattaaaaatggaaaaaaagaaagaaatagaaaacgaaaaagatgttaaacatatttttaataaaattaaattacattttgaaaatgaaataaaacatCAAGGTAATCTCATTaccaaaaaaatgagaaacAAGAATATCAAAATTGACAATAGTgaacaaaatttaatttctCAAAATGATATGGATAATAAATTAGGTATTAATTCATTTCCAAGTTTTTTAGAAATGTTTTGGAATGATGtatcaaaaaatgttaaaaattCCCAAAACTCGATAGAATGCCAAAAGACATGGTTATATCAAGCATGTTTTGAGGAtgataaacaaaaaaaatggaattatgatgaaataaaaaaattattaaatttagcaaaaaaatatgaagaaaGGCAATGGAAAAACATAGCACGAGAATTAAATACAAACAGAAGCCCCTTAAGTTGTTTTCaacaatatattaaaataaaaaaaatatatgaaacaaaagaaaaatatatattggaAAGAATAGCTTTTAATGTTTTAGAAGATATACAATTGCAAATATTAGTCTCAATTATTGGTGATAAAAATTGGGgagaaattaaaaaacatatggAAAGCCTTAATTCAAATACACATAGAATAAATACCAGAAAAAGCcctaaagaaaataataaaaacaagcaaaaaaaaaacctTAATGATGAAATTTCTTATAAAAGGCGATATTTGCGCCTCGTTAAAAAGTGTAACTAA
- a CDS encoding zinc finger (CCCH type) protein, putative, giving the protein MRGYMRNGYKSHSRYATASEGSSKRQGSYNRKNYYSKKPQNKDKGVTFCPHYTIKGSCRYINDCKNLHNLKLVDTFSLQRSYIDCAIIVHGPNNEIYLFASVSPYTINVWMFVPGEDSKEIDIKHLKKIEFQLTEEEEYYGDNKLKHNKKSNHKKKRVLSLLYAEECIFAGLDNGIIKIMHLPSSDCSTLYAHTDAIHSIVCIDGIIISSSINGEVKFWKYDETHLSFVTIKKIETKTKINKMIEIVSNKSINNINNKSNDINSEDSKYNRTLWVCGDSITIINLLNLEIVNNFKCKYGNVVSVIQYEANVITAMSEGKILAYGLSGQEYFEMNTLPIYCMAGLTDNKNIPILIYGSNKSLYTFSLPEFNSYGYLKDRDYMSLKFNISDPNFILTLSGPYFIVVFGNAGHAKVWKWESKE; this is encoded by the exons atgagaGGTTATATGAGAAATGGATACAAATCTCATAGCAGATACGCAACTG CTTCTGAGGGAAGTAGTAAAAGACAAGGGTCTTATAATaggaaaaattattattcaaaGAAACCCCAAAATAAGGATAAAGGAGTAACATTTTGCCCACATTATACCATAAAGG GATCGTGCcgttatataaatgattgCAA aaATTTACACAATTTAAAACTAGTAGACACATTTAGTTTGCAAAGATCATATATAGATTGTGCTATAATAGTGCATGGTCCAAATAacgaaatatatttgtttgcATCTGTATCACCATATACAATAAATGTATGGATGTTTGTGCCAGGAGAAGATTCAAAAGAAATAgatataaaacatttaaaaaaaatagaatttCAATTGACAGAGGAAGAAGAATATTATGgtgataataaattaaaacataataaaaagtcaaatcataaaaaaaaaagagttttatcattattatatgcagAAGAATGCATATTTGCAGGGTTAGATAAtggtataataaaaattatgcatCTACCATCTTCTGATTGTTCAACTCTTTATGCACATACAGATGCAATACATAGTATTGTATGTATTGATggtataataatatcatCATCCATAAATGGAGAAGTAAAATTTTGGAAATATGATGAAACTCATTTAAGTTTtgtaacaataaaaaaaatcgaaacaaaaactaaaataaataaaatgattgAAATAGTTTCAAATAAATCcataaacaatataaataataagtcaaatgatataaattctgaagattcaaaatataatagaaCCTTATGGGTATGTGGAGATAGTATAacaataattaatttattaaatttagaaattgtaaataattttaaatgtaaatatggAAATGTTGTATCAGTTATTCAATATGAAGCTAATGTAATTACGGCAATGAGTGAAGGAAAAATATTGGCTTATGGATTATCAGGACAggaatattttgaaatgaATACTTTGCCTATATACTGTATGGCAGGGTTGactgataataaaaatattcctatattaatatatggaTCTAATAAATCACTATATACATTTTCTTTGCCTGAATTTAATTCTTATGGATATTTAAAGGATCGAGATTATATGTCACTTAAGTTTAACATAAGTGACCCAAATTTCATTTTGACTTTATCAGGCCCATATTTCATTGTCGTATTTGGAAATG ctGGGCATGCAAAAGTGTGGAAATGGGAATCAAAggaataa
- a CDS encoding heptatricopeptide repeat-containing protein, putative, with product MYYSKRVNLLNHLDYIQKIWGGLKLRKSVKMKGRNFTYLTSIYEDDIKNQSDKYYGNKNAINEKRESLSPFLFGDDYTIKNSKGNSSNNGDALRNIFVMDSINDINIYFDSNFNDMKNYELIYLLFKIYEIVFASFYKTYEFSEGLILDNPYFKYISFPQYIDIYLKNNGIIDNTSRLSATIPEMSNDEIICLGNFPNIINKNTNSKISDMMYTMEGTNQREIFGEMVLSSSSEQIKNINNGLSNNGYNYINKGDIHGVIELYFKYILYLENLNIKENKWNEYIHSFFLTNKYDKFYYNVLDIIYKKILSFSCVDIINFLYILKRTNMIQIKDISLLVENVILENLNFMNEQYLVMLGYIYLNNYTNKRKTNLKGVKRYCNKNFLEIFINLIQTKIKSMNNTNFIKLLEYISNNNYKHIQFFREIKSEIYKRYNNFNDEQIMKLFYLYSQNINASDDCLMHYFMNSIMMIFSENQVANKKKTNINFVKFNNDINPMIYDKNNEVIKTSTDVSLGKNTKKHCSTSKIDNNIDKINTEEVVKKKEEEIPLYLLLNIIWVNAKYFKESTFLLKKWENIILKNIHNFGSTTISMLIWAYSNVENKNSELYFDNNLYIKLKDRALELYKYMTPNQLSNSLLGFSITIGRTTDIEGRAITDFQDEIEEYLLYNSGDINDKSVRRKTNNNESTNNSNTSKKNEGIKKTSFSFLKIFSATDLSNVCFAYALIRSGSKEFHLMLQSALVNNLNDLSPQDISKIAYTYGTFYFYSSYTLLSSLQYEIIQRVHQFSGHEICDILWCYSINKFFDANFWKYMLQGINFEKIHDHRYSLLYPSLSYVNLIDSSILESYNVLRIFNFLKDHYWEIQICSYPHLFANDVIDTIKNQNELILSKESENNEKKDTFQYVQKLFDFEGFLIDIYFEYKNSKYAIFLYTSINTTSNGYPLGESILKTRYVKKKNFITIHLLYDIWKNYKGSKIDLIYSQFVGGRISP from the coding sequence aTGTATTATTCTAAAAGGGTTAATTTATTGAATCATCTTgattatattcaaaaaatatgggGAGGCTTAAAATTACGAAAAAGTGTTAAAATGAAGGGGAGGAATTTCACTTATTTAACAAGCATATATGAAGATGACATTAAAAACCAAAgtgataaatattatggAAACAAAAACGCAATCAACGAAAAGAGAGAATCATTATCCCCTTTTCTTTTTGGAGATGATtatacaattaaaaatagcAAAGGAAATAGTAGTAATAATGGCGATGCTTTacgaaatatatttgttatggattcaataaatgatataaatatatactttgatagcaattttaatgatatgaaaaattatgaactaatatatttattatttaaaatatatgaaatagtATTTGCCAGTTTTTATAAAACGTATGAATTTTCAGAAGGTTTAATTTTGGACAATCCATATTTTAAGTACATTTCTTTTCCTCAATACATAGATATATATCTTAAAAACAATGGGATCATTGATAACACTTCTAGATTGAGCGCAACAATACCTGAAATGTCGaatgatgaaataatatGCTTGGGAAATTTTcctaatataataaataaaaataccaATTCAAAAATAAGCGATATGATGTATACTATGGAAGGAACTAATCAAAGGGAAATATTTGGAGAAATGGTATTATCATCTTCAAGcgaacaaattaaaaatataaataatggaTTGTCTAATAATggttataattatataaacaaagGAGATATACATGGAGTTAtagaattatattttaaatatattttatatttagaaaatttaaatataaaagaaaataaatggaatgaatatatacatagtttttttttaacaaataaatatgataaattttACTATAATGTATtggatataatatataaaaaaatattatcgTTTTCATGTGTTGATATAATtaactttttatatatattaaagaGAACAAATATgatacaaataaaagacATAAGTTTATTAGTAGAAAATGTAATATTAGaaaatttgaattttaTGAACGAGCAATATCTAGTTATGTtaggatatatatatttaaacaaTTACACCAACAAAAGAAAGACAAATTTGAAAGGTGTTAAAAGATATTGTAATAAAAACtttttagaaatatttataaatttaattcaaacaaaaataaaatcaatgaataatactaattttattaaattactcgaatatataagtaataataattataagcatatacaattttttagaGAAATTAAAAGTGAAATCTATAAAAGgtataacaattttaatgatgaacaaataatgaaacttttttatttgtattccCAAAATATTAACGCTTCTGATGATTGTTTAATGCACTATTTTATGAATTCTATTATGATGATTTTTTCAGAAAACCAGGTAgctaacaaaaaaaaaactaatatTAATTTCGTAAAgtttaataatgatataaacCCAATGATATATGACAAAAATAACGAAGTAATTAAAACAAGTACAGATGTTTCCCTTGGgaaaaacacaaaaaaacattGTTCTACATCaaaaattgataataatattgacaAAATTAATACTGAAGAAgttgtgaaaaaaaaggaagaGGAAATtccattatatttattgctaaatataatatgggtaaatgcaaaatattttaaagaatctacttttttattaaaaaaatgggaaaatataattttgaaaaatatacataattttgGTAGTACTACTATTAGTATGCTAATATGGGCATATAGTAAtgttgaaaataaaaatagcgaattatattttgataataatttatatataaagttAAAGGATAGAGCTTTAgaattgtataaatatatgactCCTAATCAATTATCAAATAGTTTGTTAGGTTTTTCTATAACAATTGGTAGAACTACAGATATAGAAGGAAGAGCTATAACAGATTTTCAAGACGAAATTGaagaatatttattgtatAATTCAGGagatataaatgataaatcaGTTCgaagaaaaacaaataataacgAAAGTActaataattcaaatacaagcaaaaaaaatgaaggaataaaaaaaacaagtttttcttttttaaaaattttcagTGCAACAGATCTTTCAAATGTTTGTTTTGCATATGCATTAATTAGATCAGGAAGCAAAGAATTTCATTTAATGCTACAATCAGCTTTagtaaataatttgaatgATTTATCACCACAAGACATATCAAAAATAGCATACACATATGGGacgttttatttttattcctcATATACATTATTAAGCTCGCTAcaatatgaaataatacaaaGAGTACATCAATTTTCTGGACATGAAATATGTGACATATTATGGTGTTatagtataaataaattttttgacGCAAATTTTTGGAAATATATGTTACAGGgtataaattttgaaaaaatccATGATCATCGCtattctttattatatccTTCATTATCTTATGTTAATTTAATTGATTCATCTATTTTAGAATCTTATAATGTGTtaagaatatttaattttttaaaagacCATTATTGGGAAATACAAATTTGTTCATATCCACATTTATTTGCTAACGATGTTATAgatacaataaaaaatcaaaatgaattaattttaaGTAAAGAATCAGAAaataacgaaaaaaaagatactTTTCAATATGTTCAAAAGCTTTTTGATTTTGAAGGATTTTTAATAGATATATACTTTGAATacaaaaattcaaaatatgctatatttttatacacaTCAATTAATACTACCTCAAATGGATACCCATTAGGGGaaagtatattaaaaacaaggtatgttaaaaaaaaaaatttcataACAATTCATTTACTTTATGATATatggaaaaattataaggGAAGTAAAATCGATTTGATATATTCCCAGTTTGTGGGAGGAAGAATTTCACCCTAA
- a CDS encoding CDP-diacylglycerol--inositol 3-phosphatidyltransferase, putative, producing the protein MQNKNVYLYVPNIIGYIRIILALIAFIVCKKNLAVFTLFYGTSQLLDALDGWTARKFNQTSCFGQILDQITDRLSTCILYLLNGSVYDNYIILIGLLMIADIGGHYIHAASCAIAGNKTHKKIENGNKLLKLYYEKPSVMVACIIAYESFWVSSYILKITDVNHIFHIICNYTLKISFPLAAFKAITNISQGIYGARSLVEIDHMKMKNKNGH; encoded by the exons atgcaaaataaaaatgtttatctTTACGTGCCAAATATTATTg GCTACATTAGAATAATATTAGCATTAATTGCATTTATTgtgtgtaaaaaaaatttggcAGTTTTTACACTTTTTTATGGAACTAGCCAATTGCTTGATGCCTTAGACGGATGGACAGCAAGAAAGTTCAATCAAA CATCATGCTTTGGACAGATATTAGATCAAATTACAGATAG attGTCCACGTGCATATTATATCTTCTTAATGGAAGCGTATACGATaactatattatat tGATAGGACTCCTTATGATTGCTGATATAGGGGGGCATTATATCCATGCAGCATC GTGCGCTATTGCTGGAAATAAGacacataaaaaaatcgaaaatggaaataaacTACTAAAActatattatgaaaaaccAA GTGTAATGGTTGCTTGTATTATTGCTTATGAATCGTTTTGGGTTTCGtcttatatattaaaaattactGACGTAAATCACATTTTTCACAtaatat GCAATTATACACTCAAGATATCATTTCCTTTAGCGGCATTTAAAGcg ATCACAAACATATCTCAGGGAATATATGGCGCTCGAAGTTTAGTGGAAATAGATcatatgaaaatgaaaaataaaaatggtcATTAA